Sequence from the Lysobacter capsici genome:
ACCATCGCGGCGCCGTCGCTCAATTTCAGATGCACCTGGAAATGTTCGCCGTCGCCGGGCACGGCATTGGCGCGGGTCGGGTAACGCGGGCCCAGGGCGCTGGCGATCATCGCGGCCATGTCTTGCGAGGTGCCGCTGACCGGCGGCTCGTTGCGTGCGGCCGCGTCGGCGGCGCCGTCGTCGAGCATGTAATGGAAGGTGCGCCGCCGCAGCAACGGCAGCCAGCGCTCGCGTTCCTGCGGCGGCAGGCGGTCGAGCAGGTTCACCGCGACCACCACGTCCTGCTCCAGGTTGCTCATCAGCATCGAGGTCGCCGCCGTGTAGCGCTCATAGAACAGCAGGCCGAACGACAGCGCGTGCGCGATCAGCAGACCGCTGAGCAGGATCAGCGACAAACGCGAGGCCAAGGTGCGCGGCAACCAGCGCGAGCCGCGGCGCGCGGCCGGCGTCGGCGCCGCATTCGTATTCGCGTTCATTCGCCGTCCCCCAGCAGGCTCACCGGCATGCTGAATACATAGCCTTCGCTGCGCACGGTCTTGATGTAGCTCTGCTCGCGCGCGTCGTCCTGCAGGCGCTGGCGCAGCCGGCTCACCAGCAGGTCGATGGAGCGTTCGAAATGCTCGGCGTCGCGGCCTTGGGTCAGGTTGAGCAGCTGATCGCGGGTGAGCACGCGGTTGGCGTGATCGAGGAACACGTGCAGCAGGCGGAACTCGGCGCCGCTGAGCGCGACCACGGTGTCGTCGGGATCGAGCAGATGGCGCGCGGTGGTGTCCAGGCGCCAGCGTCCGAACGCGATCGTTCGGCTGGCCTGGGTGACCTGCAGGTTCGGCGGCAGCATGCGCGTGCGCCGGATCACCGCCTTGATCCGCGCCAGCAGTTCGCGCGCGGCGAACGGCTTGGTGACGTAGTCGTCGGCGCCCATCTCCAGGCCGATGATGCGGTCGGTCTGGTCGTCGCGCGCGGTCAGCATCACCACCGGGATCGCGCGGTGCTTACCGGCGCGCAGGTTGCGGCACAGGGTCAGGCCGTCTTCGCCGGGCATCATCAGGTCGAGCACGATCAGGTCGACCGCGTGGGTGTCGAGCAGCGCGCGCATCTCGCGCCCATCCGCGGCGACCGTGGCGCGCAGGCCGTTCTTGTGCAGATAGTCGGCGACCATCTGACGGATCTCGCGGTCGTCGTCGACGACCAGGATGTGATCTACGTGGTCCATGCGGGGCCTGTGCGAAGCGCGGTGAGGAATGGAGCCGGCGGCGGAACGTCGACGGCGATTGTGCCACCGCGCGGCGGCGACGCCGCGGCGAGCGCGCTCGGATCTCGCCCGCGCCGCCGCCGGGTCGCTCAGCGTCGCGCCAGCAGCGCGCGGATCCGCGCGTCGGTGACGTCGTATTCGCCCTCACCGTAATGGCGGTAGACGATGCGGCCGTCGCGGTCGATCAGGTACAGCGCCGGCCAGAAGCGGTTGCCGTAGGCGTTCCAGGTGGCGTAGTCGTTGTCCTGCGCCACCGGGTAGTCGATGCCCAGGCGTTTTATCGCGGCCTGCAGATTGCCCGCGCTGTGTTCTTCGTCGTACTCCGGCGTATGCACGCCGATCACCACCAGGCCCTGGTCGCGGTAGCGTTCGTGCCACCGCTTCACATGCGGCGCGACGTGCAGGCAGTTGATGCACGAATAGGTCCAGAACTCCACCAGCACCACCTTGCCGCGCAGCCCGGCCATGCTCAACGCCGGGGTGTTGAACCAGCGCGCGATGCCGGCGAATTCCGGCGCGGCGGCGGCGCGCGCCGCGTCCGCTTGCGCGGCCGGGGTGCAGGCCGCGGCGCTCAGGCACAACGCCAGGCCGGCGATCGCCGATCTCCATATGGCGCGACGGTTCGAGTTCGCAGCGCCGGCAACCGCGGCGGTTTGGGGCAGCGTCATGGTGAAGGCTCCACAGCGTTTGGGAAAGACGAGGTGCGATCGAGCGCGCGGGCCCGCGCCTGCCCGCGCTTGTTGGCCTGCGCCCACTTGCCGACCAGGCGCACCGCGACGGCGGCGCACAGGATCGAGAACGGAATCGCGTACAGCACGCTCATGCTCGGAATGCGCTTGAAGAACGAGTAGCCGAAGATCGCGGCGATCACCCAGATGCCGGCGGTGTGCAGGCGCTTCCACGCCGCCGCGGTCATGTGGCGCGAGGCGAAGCGGAAGGAGGTCAGCGCCAGCAAGGCGATGAACACGTAGCCCAGCGTGCCCGGCGCGTTGGTCAGGGCGCTGCGGCCGGGCCAGAACTGCGGGTTGAGCACACCGTAGGCAATGATCGCCAGCAGGTGCACGAAGTGCGAAAACGCGAACGACAGGCCGATGTAGCGGCGTTCGCGCATCAGGCCGCGGGTGAACTCGTTCGGCACCAGCGTGGCCAGCGAGGACGCCACGAACGCGAGCAGGAACAGGGCGAACGAGCTGCGCGCGGTGGCGCGGATCACCGAACGCACCGCTTCGGTGGTGTCGGGATTCAGCGCCAGGATCAGCGCCGACATCGCCAGGATCAGCGCGCCGATCAGCCAGAACAGCGGCCAGCCGCGGGGGAATCGATAGTTAGCGTTCATCGCAGGACTCCGTTGCGAGATGGGTACCCAGGACCACGCCCTGCTCGCGCAGTTGTCGTAGCAGGTCCAGGCCGTGGATATGAAGTTGCTCGGCGTCGCCGCCGGTTTGCGCGGCCAATGCGGCGAGGTGCTCGCGGCCGCGGTACGCGTTGATTTGCAGTGAGGTCAGCAGGCGATAGGCCAGCGGCGCGATGCGGGCGAACCGCACCTGGTGGTCGCGATCGCGATGCACGAGCAAGGTGGTGGCCTGCGGCGGCGGTGCCTGCGGGATGTGGGAAGGACCGATCTCCAGCACCGGCCAGCGATACGCCAGCGGCATCGCCAACGGCGACAACAGCGGCCGGCCGTCGAGCAGATCGCCGTGCGGATCGTGCGCCGGCGCCTGCGCATCGCTGATCAGCAGGGCCTGTTCCACCCATTCGTAATGCGCGAGTTCGGGCAGCCACGGCGGCAGCGCCAGATCGTCGGCCTGGGTTTCGATGAATTCGACGAACTCGCCGGCGATGCGGGTAAACAGCGGCGTGCGGCTGCGATGGCGGGCATAGAACGCCTGCACCAGCGCGCTCCAGTCCGCGGCGCCGAGGGTTTGCCGGATCACCGGGAAGCCGCCGGCCAGCAGGCTTTCGATCGAGCCCAGGAACAACTCGCGGTACACCCGCATGCGGCGCGCTTCGAGGCCGGGCGGCGACGGATGGCGGGCCGGGTCGCGCAGGTGACG
This genomic interval carries:
- a CDS encoding response regulator, with amino-acid sequence MDHVDHILVVDDDREIRQMVADYLHKNGLRATVAADGREMRALLDTHAVDLIVLDLMMPGEDGLTLCRNLRAGKHRAIPVVMLTARDDQTDRIIGLEMGADDYVTKPFAARELLARIKAVIRRTRMLPPNLQVTQASRTIAFGRWRLDTTARHLLDPDDTVVALSGAEFRLLHVFLDHANRVLTRDQLLNLTQGRDAEHFERSIDLLVSRLRQRLQDDAREQSYIKTVRSEGYVFSMPVSLLGDGE
- a CDS encoding thioredoxin family protein, producing the protein MTLPQTAAVAGAANSNRRAIWRSAIAGLALCLSAAACTPAAQADAARAAAAPEFAGIARWFNTPALSMAGLRGKVVLVEFWTYSCINCLHVAPHVKRWHERYRDQGLVVIGVHTPEYDEEHSAGNLQAAIKRLGIDYPVAQDNDYATWNAYGNRFWPALYLIDRDGRIVYRHYGEGEYDVTDARIRALLARR
- a CDS encoding DNA-binding domain-containing protein, which gives rise to MHETLREQQSVLARHLRDPARHPSPPGLEARRMRVYRELFLGSIESLLAGGFPVIRQTLGAADWSALVQAFYARHRSRTPLFTRIAGEFVEFIETQADDLALPPWLPELAHYEWVEQALLISDAQAPAHDPHGDLLDGRPLLSPLAMPLAYRWPVLEIGPSHIPQAPPPQATTLLVHRDRDHQVRFARIAPLAYRLLTSLQINAYRGREHLAALAAQTGGDAEQLHIHGLDLLRQLREQGVVLGTHLATESCDER